In Vicugna pacos chromosome 10, VicPac4, whole genome shotgun sequence, the following proteins share a genomic window:
- the LOC140699050 gene encoding olfactory receptor 5M10-like, with amino-acid sequence MSSPNHTLVTEFILLGLTDNPVLEKTLFGVFLVIYLITLAGNLGMIVLIRTNAHLQTPMYFFLSHLSFVDICYSSNITPNMLFNFLSDQKTISYAGCFTQCLLFIALVITEFYILASMALDRYVAICSPLHYSIRMSKSICLSLVTVPYSCGFLNGLSQALLTFHLSFCGSREINHFYCADPPLMMLACSDTRVKKTAMFAVAGFTLSSSLLIILLSYLFIIASILRIRSAEGRRKAFSTCGSHLTTVTIFYGTLFCMYLRPPSEKSVEQSKIIAVFYTFLSPMLNPLIYSLRNKHVIRAMKQMIKGNTFHRTGL; translated from the coding sequence ATGTCTTCCCCAAACCACACTCTGGTGACAGAATTCATTCTCCTGGGACTCACAGACAACCCAGTGTTAGAGAAGACCCTGTTTGGGGTGTTTCTGGTAATCTACCTAATCACGCTGGCAGGGAACCTGGGCATGATCGTGCTGATCAGGACCAATGCCCACCTCCaaacccccatgtacttcttcctcagccACCTGTCCTTTGTAGACATTTGCTATTCCTCCAACATCACTCCAAATATGCTGTTCAATTTCCTCTCAGACCAGAAGACCATCTCTTATGCTGGATGCTTCACACAGTGTCTGCTCTTCATTGCCCTGGTGATCACTGAGTTTTATATCCTTGCTTCAATGGCGTTGGATCGCTATGtggccatttgcagccctttacATTACAGCATCAGGATGTCCAAGAGCATCTGCCTCTCTCTAGTCACAGTCCCTTACTCTTGTGGCTTCCTTAATGGGCTCTCTCAGGCACTGCTGACTTTCCACTTGTCCTTCTGTGGCTCCCGTGAAATCAATCATTTCTACTGTGCTGACCCTCCTCTCATGATGCTGGCCTGCTCTGACACCCGAGTCAAGAAGACAGCAATGTTTGCAGTTGCTGGTTTTACCCTCTCCAGCTCTCTCCTCATCATTCTCCTGTCCTACCTCTTCATCATTGCCAGCATCTTGAGGATCCGCTCTGCAGAAGGCAGGCGCAAAGCCTTTTCTACTTGTGGTTCCCACCTGACAACAGTCACTATATTTTATGGAACCCTCTTTTGCATGTACTTAAGGCCCCCATCTGAGAAGTCTGTAGagcagtccaaaataattgcagtcttttatacttttttgaGCCCAATGCTCAACCCACTGATCTACAGTTTACGGAATAAGCATGTGATCCGTGCCATGAAGCAAATGATTAAGGGAAATACCTTTCATAGAACTGGACTTTAG
- the LOC102529343 gene encoding olfactory receptor 5M10 produces the protein MSSPNHTLVTEFILLGLTDNPVLEKTLFGVFLVIYLITLAGNLGMIVLIRTNAHLQTPMYFFLSHLSFVDICYSSNITPNMLFNFLSDQKTISYAACFTQCLLFIALVITEFYILASMALDRYVAICSPLHYSIRMSKSICLFLVIVPYSCGFLNGLSQALLTFHLSFCGSREINHFYCADPPLMMLACSDTRVKKTAMFAVAGFTLSSSLFIILLSYLFIIASILRIRSAEGRRKAFSTCGSHLTIVTIFYGTLFCMYLRPPSEKSVEQSKIIAIFYSFLSPILNPLIYSMRNKDVIQALQQMIKRNLS, from the coding sequence ATGTCTTCCCCAAACCACACTCTGGTGACAGAATTCATTCTCCTGGGACTCACAGACAACCCGGTGTTAGAGAAGACCCTGTTTGGGGTGTTTCTGGTGATCTACCTAATCACGCTGGCAGGGAACCTGGGCATGATCGTGCTGATCAGGACCAATGCCCACCTCCaaacccccatgtacttcttcctcagccACCTGTCCTTTGTAGACATTTGCTATTCCTCCAACATCACTCCAAATATGCTATTCAATTTCCTCTCAGACCAGAAGACCATCTCTTATGCTGCATGCTTCACACAGTGTCTGCTCTTCATTGCCCTGGTGATCACTGAGTTTTATATCCTTGCTTCAATGGCGTTGGATCGCTATGtggccatttgcagccctttacATTACAGCATCAGGATGTCCAAGAGCATCTGCCTCTTTCTAGTCATAGTCCCTTACTCTTGTGGCTTCCTTAATGGGCTCTCTCAGGCACTGCTGACTTTCCACTTGTCCTTCTGTGGCTCCCGTGAAATCAATCATTTCTACTGTGCTGACCCTCCTCTCATGATGCTGGCCTGCTCTGACACCCGAGTCAAGAAAACGGCAATGTTTGCAGTTGCTGGTTTTACCCTCTCCAGCTCTCTCTTCATCATTCTCCTGTCCTACCTCTTCATCATTGCCAGCATCTTGAGGATCCGCTCTGCAGAAGGCAGGCGCAAAGCCTTTTCTACTTGTGGTTCCCACCTGACAATAGTCACTATATTTTATGGAACCCTCTTTTGCATGTACTTAAGGCCCCCATCTGAGAAGTCTGTAGagcagtccaaaataattgcaatCTTCTATAGTTTTTTGAGCCCAATACTGAACCCATTGATCTACAGTATGAGGAACAAGGATGTGATCCAAGCCTTGCAGCAGATGATTAAGAGAAATCTTTCATAA